A region of Solanum dulcamara chromosome 7, daSolDulc1.2, whole genome shotgun sequence DNA encodes the following proteins:
- the LOC129894216 gene encoding uncharacterized protein LOC129894216, with amino-acid sequence MPGNEFGDSVHNFFAQDSLSQVQHNSPVADINWPTSRGNMWAGSQRQIGVLSSNMKNYNLQNSDAGRGISSYPFNGQHGLNFTQPIPRPEFGKSQSQSQQPNLNGYMYGNQFYQTRQDETNFPDTSSDQHNIASAGSSFFESQQWLGPEQQTGVSVRSEPSDSPVSGNLFGGQQISQQQSSMLHSLQRQQSGINDMQQFQQQIMFMKMQELQRQQQLHQLEARQQNTLNQVSSCPKLTSDVHSSALFNGTANSGALNHSWANELGNTNWSQRGSLVLQGSSSGLIPTNNGQAQHLMGLIPQQIDQSLYGVPVSSSRPSLNQFSQGVTDKQAVQQMPNFNSSFPVNQYTSLADQVSGQDGIFLSRQRLQVDNVFGDAPSQALSNPMDVGNLQQVDSMQNASALHEFRGRLDIAVPPETAQEEAAGGASPSQDKVGLDPTEERILFGSDDNIWAAFGKSPMSGEGGNPFDGAELLDGTPSIQGGTWSALMQSAVAETSSSDVGLPEQWTGLNFHGAEIPSGSPNLTSNSERHKTTHSEDNLPQASSLNSVSVHSSGSPDMRNSYHNVQGQRFPFEPGKSLQSNSSQRLVQSSDERNKWSKLGQSQMLGAEGCQMVEKTSNLDREMISKNISSNLAPELGGAKEQYNKSAGWSVSAMPSGDAVDYNQKKFIQGEVVRRGAGWNSNPGRNTTVTMAHTESSVGSPQANSEVFGLHNSAAIPNSSTMTSGKGTSQFLKNNHQSSYWKNADPLVKSSVSKGEVLQHHVSEDNQLLHSSPDIGDKEGKMHEMENSDKQENSNDSHRSNLSPHSSAGDVRENVLSDARDSRFLPTGKHKLSDEVGRRNSWANKFQHHPIGNVDKDADPTCGMKHSTHSQPMLQQNAHYGQSLLAQVPNIEADLAKVRASDELTDEKGYGVHSGGDFPGGASNMSTLINRSFGLPPNTAPKSSPDMLQLLQKMDPSRERGSTTHFNNYEHKASSDIPEAENSDGSAGHLWRSQSSASQGFGLQLGPPSQQISVQTRLLSSQGPIEAVNSLHSSHSIAEIREKSRGQMLRPHQAQSSPSPSDLLQQDSQHNTSRVPGSTIKEADAHTMSGNFSSAFESASGHTYSRNPLQNPHMVRASGKDSTNQSIGVSFDEHASHSTEKGDSGRGPLPDGAGNIPYSPTLSMGKCQLSNANGPHGSVSINQASSKEPVSASPSFLMPGITLQGASSKKLTNMQTSFPPPPHLFSSQYSKDPSHIPQPNQMNIMESSLSASERQGDQDANNGGTFMSELGCGSVNSLHSVEGEELREKENTSEPVPTVSVDLVQEMDDSQGRESIVKNLHESTSMQRDIEAFGRSLKPNSFPNQSYSLLNQMWTMKNAETDPSNMAFKRMMVPDSSAATQQVPSADSRMLNYAGPDDLQGSLSFQHGGRMTAHDVAFRQDESQTGSHNSNTSSVMPEQTQISPHMAPSWFNQYGSFKNGQMLQMYDVHRAAAMKTAEQPFTSAKSTSGLYAFNSIQHVIHATADRSQIGNLGQRSVANSAGTEHFSSLQTLPMSVDQQNPVMKPQKRKRSTYEFTPWYKEISLDLWSDQTISLSDIEWAKAVNRLTEKVKEIDSIDDGPPRLKARRRLILTTQLMQQLFYPPPTAILFADAKSEHGSVAYSISRLALGDACSMVSCSNADTDTPHDGKELLPDKCKASERNDRHHFDRAVEELMGRARKLESDFVSLDKRAALLDMIVEGQDLEKFSVFYRFAKFHGRGQSSGAESSSTDAAAHSHKPFLQRYVTALPMPQNLPNRVQCLSL; translated from the exons ATGCCTGGCAATGAATTTGGAGATAGCGTTCACAATTTTTTTGCACAAGACAGCTTGTCACAAGTACAACATAATTCCCCGGTAGCGGACATCAATTGGCCAACTTCAAGGGGCAATATGTGGGCTGGAAGTCAGAGACAAATAGGTGTACTGAGTTCCAACATGAAAAATTACAATTTGCAGAACTCTG ACGCTGGGAGAGGAATAAGCAGTTATCCATTCAATGGGCAACATGGTTTAAATTTTACACAGCCAATTCCAAGACCTGAATTTGGTAAAAGCCAGTCACAGAGCCAGCAGCCAAATTTGAATGGGTACATGTATGGTAATCAGTTTTACCAGACAAGGCAGGATGAAACAAACTTTCCTGATACTAGTTCTGATCAACATAATATAGCCTCGGCAGGCTCATCTTTTTTTGAGTCACAGCAATGGTTGGGTCCTGAGCAGCAGACAGGAGTATCTGTTAGATCAGAACCTTCGGATAGTCCTGTCAGTGGCAATCTTTTTGGTGGTCAGCAAATCTCCCAGCAGCAATCAAGCATGCTGCATTCTTTGCAGCGCCAGCAGTCTGGGATTAATGACATGCAGCAATTTCAGCAGCAGATTATGTTCATGAAGATGCAAGAACTTCAGAGACAACAACAACTTCATCAACTGGAAGCAAGGCAACAAAATACATTGAATCAAGTTTCTTCCTGTCCCAAGTTAACTTCTGATGTCCATTCCTCTGCATTATTTAATGGCACTGCGAATTCTGGTGCATTAAATCATTCCTGGGCAAATGAGCTTGGCAACACAAACTGGTCGCAGCGTGGTTCTCTAGTACTTCAAGGGTCCTCCAGTGGACTCATTCCCACCAATAATGGCCAAGCACAACACTTAATGGGTTTGATTCCTCAACAGATTGATCAATCTCTATACGGAGTTCCTGTTTCTAGTTCAAGACCATCTCTAAACCAATTTTCACAAGGGGTGACAGATAAGCAAGCAGTGCAGCAAATGCCAAATTTTAATAGTTCATTTCCAGTTAATCAATATACTTCATTAGCAGATCAAGTCAGTGGGCAGGATGGGATTTTCCTCTCTAGACAGAGACTCCAGGTTGATAATGTATTTGGAGATGCTCCAAGCCAAGCTCTATCTAATCCAATGGATGTGGGTAACCTTCAGCAAGTTGATAGTATGCAAAATGCGTCAGCTCTACACGAATTTCGTGGCAGACTGGATATAGCTGTTCCTCCAGAAACCGCACAGGAGGAAGCAGCAGGGGGAGCTTCTCCCTCACAGGACAAAGTAGGATTAGATCCTACAGAAGAACGAATTTTATTTGGTTCAGATGATAATATATGGGCCGCCTTTGGCAAGAGCCCTATGAGCGGTGAAGGTGGTAATCCTTTTGATGGTGCTGAATTGCTTGATGGGACTCCATCTATCCAAGGCGGTACTTGGAGTGCTCTTATGCAGTCTGCTGTTGCAGAAACTTCTAGCAGTGATGTTGGTCTACCGGAGCAGTGGACTGGTTTAAATTTTCATGGTGCTGAAATTCCTTCCGGGAGTCCCAACTTGACATCCAACAGTGAGAGACATAAAACAACTCATTCCGAAGACAACTTGCCCCAAGCCTCATCGTTGAATTCTGTTTCTGTTCATTCCTCTGGTAGCCCCGATATGAGAAATAGCTATCACAATGTTCAGGGGCAGAGGTTTCCATTTGAGCCAGGCAAGAGTCTGCAATCAAATTCTTCTCAAAGACTTGTGCAGTCATCAGACGAAAGAAATAAGTGGTCTAAGTTAGGTCAATCACAGATGTTGGGTGCTGAAGGTTGTCAGATGGTTGAGAAGACTTCAAATCTTGACAGGGAAATGATTTCAAAAAACATTTCTAGTAATTTGGCACCCGAGCTTGGTGGAGCTAAGGAACAATACAATAAATCAGCTGGTTGGAGTGTTTCTGCAATGCCCTCTGGAGATGCAGTAGATTACAATCAGAAGAAGTTCATTCAAGGTGAAGTTGTTCGTAGGGGTGCGGGATGGAATTCTAATCCTGGCCGTAATACTACGGTTACTATGGCGCACACAGAATCATCTGTGGGTAGTCCCCAAGCAAATTCTGAGGTCTTTGGCTTGCATAATTCTGCCGCAATACCAAACTCAAGTACCATGACGAGTGGCAAGGGAACTAGTCAGTTCTTGAAAAATAATCATCAATCTAGTTATTGGAAGAATGCTGATCCGTTGGTAAAATCTAGTGTCAGCAAAGGGGAGGTCTTACAGCATCATGTTTCTGAGGACAACCAGCTTTTGCACTCATCTCCGGATATTGGCGACAAAGAGGGTAAAATGCATGAGATGGAGAACAGTGATAAACAGGAGAACTCAAATGACAGCCATCGCTCTAACTTATCCCCTCATTCTTCTGCTGGTGATGTTAGGGAAAATGTATTGTCAGATGCTAGGGATTCAAGGTTTCTACCTACTGGGAAGCATAAGTTGTCTGATGAGGTTGGCCGTAGAAATTCTTGGGCTAACAAGTTTCAGCATCACCCTATAGGAAACGTGGATAAGGATGCAGATCCTACTTGTGGAATGAAACACTCTACTCATTCTCAGCCTATGTTGCAGCAGAATGCCCACTATGGACAGTCTCTGTTGGCTCAGGTTCCTAATATTGAGGCAGATTTGGCAAAG GTGCGTGCATCTGATGAGCTGACTGACGAAAAAGGCTATGGGGTGCACTCTGGTGGCGACTTTCCTGGCGGTGCATCCAATATGTCTACACTGATAAATAGATCTTTTGGGCTACCACCAAATACGGCTCCAAAATCTAG TCCAGACATGCTACAACTTCTTCAGAAGATGGACCCATCGAGAGAGCGTGGTTCTACAACTCACTTCAACAATTATGAACATAAAGCATCGTCTGATATTCCTGAAGCCGAAAATTCTGATGGGTCTGCTGGACACCTCTGGCGAAGTCAGTCTTCTGCCTCTCAAGGTTTTGGTCTTCAACTTGGCCCTCCGTCTCAGCAGATATCAGTCCAAACCCGTCTCTTGTCATCCCAAGGTCCTATCGAAGCAGTTAACTCTTTACATTCAAGCCATTCTATTGCTGAGATTAGAGAGAAAAGTCGGGGGCAGATGCTCCGTCCTCATCAGGCTCAATCCTCGCCTTCCCCTTCTGATCTCTTACAGCAAGATTCGCAGCATAACACATCTAGAGTTCCAGGAAGTACAATTAAAGAAGCTGATGCGCACACCATGTCTGGGAACTTTTCTTCAGCATTTGAATCAGCTTCTGGTCATACTTACTCGAGAAATCCGCTTCAAAATCCCCACATGGTTAGGGCTAGTGGGAAAGATTCAACAAATCAGTCCATTGGTGTATCTTTTGATGAACATGCTTCCCATTCAACAGAAAAAGGAGATTCTGGCAGAGGACCGTTGCCAGATGGGGCTGGCAATATACCATATAGCCCCACACTCTCTATGGGGAAGTGTCAGTTAAGTAATGCTAATGGTCCCCATGGAAGCGTCTCCATTAATCAAGCTTCGTCCAAGGAGCCAGTGTCAGCTTCTCCATCCTTTTTAATGCCTGGGATAACTCTGCAGGGTGCATCTTCCAAAAAGTTAACTAATATGCAGACCAGCTTTCCACCACCACCGCACCTTTTTAGTAGTCAGTATAGCAAGGATCCTTCTCATATCCCCCAGCCGAATCAGATGAATATTATGGAATCATCATTATCTGCTTCAGAGAGGCAAGGTGATCAAGATGCCAATAATGGAGGGACTTTCATGTCTGAACTTGGCTGTGGTTCAGTGAATTCTCTGCATTCTGTCGAGGGGGAAGAGCTGCGAGAAAAGGAGAACACTTCTGAGCCAGTACCTACTGTAAGTGTGGACTTGGTGCAGGAGATGGATGATTCACAGGGTAGAGAATCTATTGTCAAGAATCTCCACGAATCCACCTCTATGCAGAGAGATATTGAAGCCTTTGGCCGATCACTGAAACCAAATAGCTTTCCTAATCAAAGTTATTCCTTACTAAACCAAATGTGGACCATGAAAAATGCGGAGACCGACCCAAGCAATATGGCCTTCAAAAGAATGATGGTACCAGACAGCAGTGCAGCTACTCAGCAAGTTCCGTCTGCTGATTCTAGAATGCTAAACTACGCTGGGCCAGATGATTTGCAGGGAAGTCTATCATTTCAACATGGAGGAAGGATGACTGCTCATGATGTTGCATTTCGACAGGATGAATCTCAGACTGGCTCTCATAACAGCAATACTAGTTCTGTTATGCCTGAGCAAACTCAGATTAGTCCACATATGGCCCCATCATGGTTCAATCAGTACGGAAGCTTCAAAAACGGGCAGATGTTGCAGATGTATGATGTACACAGAGCTGCTGCCATGAAGACAGCGGAACAACCTTTCACTTCTGCGAAGTCTACCAGTGGTTTGTATGCTTTTAACTCTATTCAGCATGTAATCCATGCAACTGCTGATAGAAGTCAAATTGGTAATCTCGGGCAAAGATCAGTTGCCAACTCTGCTGGAACTGAACATTTTTCTTCTCTACAAACGTTGCCCATGAGCGTTGATCAGCAGAATCCAGTCATGAAGCCCCAAAAGCGGAAACGTTCTACATATGAATTCACTCCTTGGTACAAAGAAATTTCTCTGGATCTATGGAGCGATCAGACAATCAG CCTGTCGGATATAGAGTGGGCCAAAGCAGTTAATAGGCTTACTGAAAAG GTTAAAGAAATTGATTCTATTGATGATGGGCCACCAAGGCTTAAAGCTAGAAGAAGGCTTATATTGACCACTCAGCTTATGCAGCAACTATTTTATCCTCCGCCAACAGCAATTCTATTTGCTGATGCTAAATCGGAGCATGGGAGTGTGGCTTACTCCATTTCCAGATTGGCATTAGGGGATGCATGCAGCATGGTCTCTTGCTCGAATGCTGATACCGATACACCTCATGATGGCAAAGAACT TCTTCCCGACAAGTGCAAAGCATCTGAGAGAAATGATAGACATCACTTTGACAGAGCTGTGGAGGAGTTAATGGGAAGAGCTAGGAAGTTAGAAAGTGACTTTGTGAG
- the LOC129894294 gene encoding protein LEO1 homolog, producing MVGEEKKRHQMMQNLFGDQSEEEEEEEEEVESEHESNRQPSDDGDGGVEPEGEGEGEGEGDVDVDGEGDVDGEVDVDVDVDGEGEGDGEGDGDGEGEGEVEGQGEAEMESEGEMQDVDPGHGESEGERDQSSQEIEVGDQRVQSEGRDSESDEKEEYGQRVVTSRRREVIDSESERSEENHYGDNEDEEVNQARSPRSPGEEKDEAHLSSAPEIRDVFGDSEDEEEADYVVQNKIDEEQNISPMEEENSYGKLRQEDIIPEDDGGYESEEENVESKTKEKPVGPPLELEIPLRPPPTYSDNMSMIKVSNIMGIDPKPFDPETYVEEDVFVTDESGSKKRLSLVNNIVRWRKVRKPDGTTTVESNARFVEWSDGSVQLMIGNEVLDISTQDAQHDHSHLFLRHGKGILQSQGRILSKMRFMPSSLTSNSHRLLTALVDSRHKKVYKVKNCFTDIDPEREKEQKEKAESQTIRAGVLLNRKKEKVSRKYMPTLRRERQLSPGFLEDVPEEEEDTDYYDSRRSAARRRFEEDLEMEAQAEKRIINAKKKDIPRQTSLPASKHSRRPVDFDDSEKEESEYETEEDEEEEERSPPRRRAVQEEPEYEEEQERDQGEEEEAYDEESEEEAEEPKQNVRESAPSHKRKGIESDEESPPRKNPIHRRMAIVYDSDED from the exons ATGGTGGGTGAAGAGAAGaagaggcatcagatgatgcaAAACCTATTCGGTGACCAATccgaagaggaggaggaagaagaagaggaggttGAATCCGAACACGAATCCAATCGTCAGCCTTCG gATGACGGGGATGGAGGCGTGGAACCTGAAGGAGAAGGCGAAGGAGAGGGAGAAGGTGATGTTGATGTTGATGGAGAAGGTGATGTTGATGGAgaagttgatgttgatgttgatgttgatgGTGAAGGTGAAGGTGATGGTGAAGGTGATGGGGATGGTGAAGGTGAAGGTGAAGTAGAAGGCCAAGGGGAGGCTGAGATGGAGAGTGAAGGTGAAATGCAAGATGTTGATCCTGGGCATGGAGAGAGTGAGGGTGAAAGAGATCAGAGTTCTCAGGAAATAGAGGTTGGTGATCAGAGGGTACAAAGTGAAGGAAGAGATTCAGAGAgtgatgaaaaagaagaatatggTCAAAGAGTAGTGACTAGTAGGAGGCGGGAAGTAATTGACAGTGAATCAGAAAGATCTGAGGAAAACCACTATGGTGACAACGAAGATGAGGAAGTAAATCAAGCAAGAAGTCCAAG GTCTCCTGGGGAAGAGAAAGATGAGGCTCACTTATCCTCTGCTCCGGAGATTCGTGATGTGTTTGGGGATTCAGAGGACGAAGAAGAGGCTGATTATGTTGTTCAGAATAAAATCGATGAGGAGCAAAAT ATATCCCCaatggaagaagaaaatagcTATGGAAAATTGAGGCAAGAAGATATTATACCTGAAGATGATGGCGGATACGAGTCTGAAGAAGAGAATGTGGAATCTAAAACTAAGGAAAAACCAGTTGGGCCCCCATTAGAGCTGGAGATTCCATTGCGTCCACCACCAACTTATTCAGACAAC ATGAGCATGATCAAGGTTTCTAACATAATGGGCATTGATCCCAAGCCCTTTGATCCAGAAACATATGTTGAAGAGGACGTTTTTGTGACTGATGAATCTGGATCCAAGAAGCGCCTAAGCTTAGTTAACAACATTGTTCGATGGAGGAAAGTTAGAAAGCCTGATGGCACAACAACT GTAGAAAGCAATGCACGCTTTGTGGAATGGTCTGATGGCAGTGTGCAATTAATGATTGGAAATGAAGTTCTGGACATATCTACGCAAGATGCGCAGCATGATCATTCACACCTGTTTCTTAGACATGGAAAG GGAATACTTCAATCACAAGGGAGAATTTTAAGCAAGATGAGGTTTATGCCTTCATCATTGACATCGAACTCTCACCGTTTATTGACTGCCCTTGTTGATTCACGTCATAAGAAGGTTTACAAAGTGAAGAACTGTTTCACTGACATTGACCCTGAGAGGGAGAAAGAGCAAAAGGAGAAG GCTGAAAGCCAAACAATCAGAGCAGGTGTACTCCTCAATCGGAAAAAGGAGAAGGTCAGCCGCAAATACATGCCTACGTTACGTAGGGAACGCCAACTCTCTCCTGGTTTCTTGGAGGATGTGCCTGAGGAg GAAGAGGATACTGATTACTATGACTCTCGACGGTCTGCTGCTCGCCGTCGCTTTGAAGAAGACTTAGAGATGGAAGCTCAAGCTGAGAAACGAATCATTAATGCAAAAAAG AAAGATATTCCTAGGCAAACATCATTGCCTGCTTCAAAGCATTCTCGACGCCCTGTTGATTTTGATGACAGCGAGAAGGAGGAGTCTGAGTATGAAACCGAAGAGgatgaagaggaagaagagaggtcTCCACCGCGTAGAAGGGCTGTCCAGGAGGAGCCGGAATATGAAGAAGAGCAAGAGCGTGATCAGGGCGAGGAGGAAGAAGCATATGATGAAGAGTCAGAAGAGGAGGCTGAG GAGCCAAAGCAAAATGTTAGGGAATCAGCACCAAGTCATAAGCGGAAAGGGATTGAGTCAGATGAAGAATCTCCTCCAAGGAAGAACCCAATTCATCGCAGAATGGCAATTGTTTATGACAGTGATGAGGACTAA